The genomic interval CAGGAGTAGCTCAGCGCCCCGCCCTCCGGGTCGGACGAGCCGGCCGAGGAGAAGTTGACGGTCAGCGGGGCGACCCCGGAGGTCGGGTTGCCGCTGGCCACCGCGATCGGGGCCCGGTTGCCGCCGCCGACGTAGTCGAAGCGGTAGAGCGCCGAGTTGGCGTCCCCGTTGAAGTAGCCGGTGCCGTAGTCGAGCACGTAGTACGAGCCGTCCGGCCCGAACGCCGAGTCCATCACCTGCTTGCCGACCCACGGGAAGGTGTCGATGGTGCCGGGCGAGCCGTCGGTGTTCAGGTGGATCGGCTTGATCCAGCCCCGGCCGAACTCGGTGGCGAAGAACTGGCCGTCGAAGGACTGCGGGAACTTGGTGGCCGACGGGTTCGACGCGTTGTACCGGTAGACCGGGCCGGCCATCGGCGACTCCGAGCCGCCGCCGAAGGCTGGCGGGGTGCCGGCGTCACCGGCGTACCGGATCCAGGCCGGGCGGGCGGCCGGCAGGGTGGACTGGCCGGTGTTCCGGAACGAGTTGTTGGTCGGCCCGCCGGTGCAGTTGTACTTCGCCCCGCTCGGCCCGTCCGGGAAGGTCCACTCGTTGTACGTCTCGGTGCTGGTGTTCGTGCCGGTGCAGTACGGCCAGCCGTAGTTGCCGGGCGAGGTGACCCGGTTGAACTCGACCTGCCCGCTCGGGCCCCGGTTGGCGTTGGTGGAGCCGGCGTCCGGGCCGTAGTCGCCGACGTAGACGTGCCCGGTTGCCTTGTCGACGCTCATCCGGAACGGGTTGCGGAAGCCCATCGCGTAGATCTCGGGCCGGGTGTTCGCGGTGCCGGGCGCGAAGAGGTTCCCGCTCGGGATCGAGTACGTCCCGTTGGCGTTCACCCTGATCCGCAGGATCTTGCCCCGCAGGTCGTTGGTGTTGCCGGCCGAGCGCTGTGCGTCGTACGCCGGATAGCGGTTGGTCCGCTCGTCGATCGGCGCGTAGCCGGCGGACTCGAACGGGTTGGAGTCGTCCCCGGTGGAGAGATAGAGGTTGCCGGCGGCGTCGAAGTCGATGTCGCCGCCGACGTGGCAGCACATCCCCCGGTCCGCCGGCACGTCCAGCACCGTCACCTGGCTGCCCATGTTGAGGGTGAAGTCGGCGTTCAGGGTGAACCGGGAGAGCCGGTTGACCCCGGCGAAGGGCGCGAACTGCGCCGCCGTGCCGGTGGCCGGCGCGTCACCGGCCGGGGTGGAGAGCGGCGGGGCGTAATAGAGGTAGATCTGCCGGTTGGTGGCGAAGCCGGGGTCGACGCCGACGCCCTGCAACCCCTCCTCGTCGTGGGTGTAGACCGGCAGCGTGCCGAGCACCGCCGTGTTGCCGGCCGCGTCGGTGCGGCGCAGCGTGCCGTTGCGGGCGGTGTGCAGCACGGAGCGGTCCGGCAGCACCGCGATGGTCATCGGCTCGCCCACCTCGGCGACGCCCCGGGCCAGGGTCACCTGCTGGAAGTCGGCGGCGTTGATCGGGTGTGCCGCGGCGGGGGTGGCCGGGGCGATCACCGCCGGGAGCGTGGTGGCGGCCAGCAGCAGCGCCGCACCGGAGGCCCACCGCCGTCGTCTCGAAGGGGCTCGACCGGCCAGCGGCCGGCGGGGCGGATGTGGATGGTCGGTGGAAGACATGGTCGTGCACTCCCGTCCTGAACAGTTGCGTACAGGCAGGGCGCTCGCCGTCGCGCCAGATGCCGTCGGGGTGGATCTCCGCCCGGGGGCCGCCGTTCCCGCCAAGCCGCGACCGTGGACCGGCATGGGCACACCGGTACGTCGATCGCTGTCGTGGGCAAACCGCGCCGTCGGTTACCTCGACGTAACAACTCTGAGCTGTGCTCGACACAGTAATTTCCATGTGTTGATGTGTCCATACCTTCTGCCACGTCAACATGAACTTTTGTCGACACGGCGAAAAGTTGCGCCGTCGGTGATCAACCGGCCGCGCTGGGTACCACTGTGGAGCCCGGCCGCTCCCCCGTCGTCGGCGGCTACAACTGCCGGTCGACGGTCTCGGCGGCCAGCGCGGCGAGCACGCCCGCGGTCTCCTCGCCGAGTGGCGTGTCGGCGAGCGCGGCCAGCGCCGCGTCGACACGTACCTTGATCATCTGCTCGATCCGGTCCAGCGCGCCGGTGTCGACGATGATCGCCCGCAGCTCGGCCGCACCCTCCGGATCCAGCTCCGGATTGCCGAAGAGCGCCTTCAACCGCTGCGCCTGGGCCCGGTCCGCACTCCCCCGGGCCAGCGCCATCATCACCGTCGGCTTCCCCTCCCGCAGATCCTCCAGAATGGACTTGCCGGTCAACGCCGGGTCGCCGAAGACCCCGAGCACGTCGTCCCGGAGCTGGAACGCGTCGCCGAGCGGGTCACCGAAGGCGGCCAGCGCCGCCAGCAGCTCCGGCGAGCCCGCCGCCAGCGCGGCGCCGATCTGCAACGGTCGGGTCACCGTGTAACGGGCGGCCTTCATCCGAATCACCGTCAGGGCGCTCGCCACCGAGCCGTCCCCCACCCCGGAGACCAGATCCAGGTACTGCCCGGCGATCACCTCGGTACGCATCGTCGCGAAGACGCCGTACCCCCGGTGCACCTCCTCGGGGGTGAGCCCGCACTCGTGGAAGAGCTGGTCCGCCCAGGCGGCGCAGAGATCACCGCAGAGCAGCGCGGTACTGCGCCCGTAGGAGGCCGGGTCGCCGCGCCAGGCCGACCGGGCGTGCAGGTCGGCGAAGAGCCGGTGCACCGAGGGCTCGCCCCGGCGCCGGTCACTGCCGTCCATGATGTCGTCGTGGATCAGCGCGAAGGCGTGGAACAGCTCCAGCGCGGCGGCGGCGGCCACGATCGGGGTACCGTCCACGCCACCGGCGGCCCGCCAGCCCCAGTAGCAGAAGAGCGGGCGCAGCCGCTTGCCGCCGGCCAGCACGAACCGGTGCAGGGTGGTGAAGACCCCCCGGGGTGCGCCGTCCGGCCAGTCCGGGTCCTGCCGGTCGAGGAAGGCGACGAGCTGGGCGTCGAAGCGCTTCCGTAGTTCCCCGAGATCCACCTCCGGCACGGTCGCCGTCATGACCGCCCTCCCCCGGCCGAGGCGGGATCGACACCGGCCGGACCGGCGGCGGCGGGGACGGCACCGGCCGGACCGGCGGCGGCGGAATCGACACCGGCGAGGCGGAGCAGCAGGCTCTTGACCTCGGTGGCCTGGTAGCGGTCCCGGGCCGCCGACCGGTCCGAACAGATCAGCACCGGACCGTCCGCCGGGTCGGCCGGCAGCCGGCCGTGCGAGCCGCGTACCGCCCGGGCGCCGGCATCCAGCCCCACCACGCTCATCAGGTAGCGCATCCCGAGCTTCTTCCGGGCCAGCGCCACCGCCGCCCGGCGCTTCGCCGCACCCGGCGCGGCCGGGTCGAAGAAGAGCTCCGCCGGGTCGTACCCGGGTTTGCGGTGGATCTCCACCAGCCGGGCGAAGTCCGGGGCCCGGGCGTCGTCGAGCCAGTAGTAGTAGCTGAACCAGGCGTCCGGCTCGGCGACCAGCACCAGCTCGCCGGCCCGCTCGTGGTCCAGCCCGTGCGCGGCCTTGCCGGCGGCGTCCAGCACCTCGGCGACCCCGGACAGCCCCGCGCAGAGCTTCGCCACCGCCGGCACGTCGGCCGGATCCTTCACGTAGACGTGCGCG from Plantactinospora sp. BC1 carries:
- a CDS encoding PQQ-dependent sugar dehydrogenase, producing the protein MSSTDHPHPPRRPLAGRAPSRRRRWASGAALLLAATTLPAVIAPATPAAAHPINAADFQQVTLARGVAEVGEPMTIAVLPDRSVLHTARNGTLRRTDAAGNTAVLGTLPVYTHDEEGLQGVGVDPGFATNRQIYLYYAPPLSTPAGDAPATGTAAQFAPFAGVNRLSRFTLNADFTLNMGSQVTVLDVPADRGMCCHVGGDIDFDAAGNLYLSTGDDSNPFESAGYAPIDERTNRYPAYDAQRSAGNTNDLRGKILRIRVNANGTYSIPSGNLFAPGTANTRPEIYAMGFRNPFRMSVDKATGHVYVGDYGPDAGSTNANRGPSGQVEFNRVTSPGNYGWPYCTGTNTSTETYNEWTFPDGPSGAKYNCTGGPTNNSFRNTGQSTLPAARPAWIRYAGDAGTPPAFGGGSESPMAGPVYRYNASNPSATKFPQSFDGQFFATEFGRGWIKPIHLNTDGSPGTIDTFPWVGKQVMDSAFGPDGSYYVLDYGTGYFNGDANSALYRFDYVGGGNRAPIAVASGNPTSGVAPLTVNFSSAGSSDPEGGALSYSWAFGDGSTSTAANPTKTYSANGTYTATLTVRDPAGATGTASVTIGVGNTAPTVTITAPAAGQLVAFGDAVPFSITVSDPEDGTIDCSRVKMNYVLGHDSHGHLITTATGCSGTITIPVDGEHDDAANIFPIFDAEYTDRGGLTTHSQHELTPKRRQAEHYETSSGVNKFAKTAAEGGQTVGDINNGDWIAFTPYRLANATSFSARVSSAGAGGTIQLRAGSATGTVLGSATVPVTGGWDTFTTVTGTISNPPAGTTTMYLTFAGSGTGALYDVDAFTVNTGSSGGGGGTGPIVGLAGKCLEIEGGGTADGSQAQIWSCTGSAHQTWTRNGQTLRTLGKCLDVSGAGTANGTKIQLWTCNSTAAQNWAPQADGSLRNAGSAKCLDVSDNSSADGQNVHLWDCIAGAANQKWTLP
- a CDS encoding polyprenyl synthetase family protein, with the protein product MTATVPEVDLGELRKRFDAQLVAFLDRQDPDWPDGAPRGVFTTLHRFVLAGGKRLRPLFCYWGWRAAGGVDGTPIVAAAAALELFHAFALIHDDIMDGSDRRRGEPSVHRLFADLHARSAWRGDPASYGRSTALLCGDLCAAWADQLFHECGLTPEEVHRGYGVFATMRTEVIAGQYLDLVSGVGDGSVASALTVIRMKAARYTVTRPLQIGAALAAGSPELLAALAAFGDPLGDAFQLRDDVLGVFGDPALTGKSILEDLREGKPTVMMALARGSADRAQAQRLKALFGNPELDPEGAAELRAIIVDTGALDRIEQMIKVRVDAALAALADTPLGEETAGVLAALAAETVDRQL